The Poecilia reticulata strain Guanapo linkage group LG1, Guppy_female_1.0+MT, whole genome shotgun sequence DNA window ATACCGGCCCTTTAAGGATAAAACCAGGTTCTactgcagaacagaaccgggCCTGACCCAGACTGGTTCTGTAGCTCAGGTAAACAGAACTCTGGAAGGAAACATGACATCTGCAGAACTGGACCCAGAACCAGAGCGGTCCAGTCCAGTCAGAGGATTGATTTATTGAGGCCTGGACGGCAGACTGCCGAATCGACCAGGTTAAAGGTCACCCAGAAGTCAGAACATGACTGGTTTGGGCCgacaggaccagaaccagaaccaggccggtgaccagaaccaggctggGGACCAGAACCATGTGTACATGGAGTCAGACTAATGAGTGTTTTTCAGGAATTAGACGGATCCCTTCAGCTCTGAACCTCCACACTATCAGAACCAGGCTCCATCAGAACCGGCTGGGTTTCTGAAATGGTTCCAGAACCGGTTCCGCCTACCTGATGATGGTGACGAACTGGGTCATGGTGAGTTCGTGCGGAACCAGGAACTTGGTTTTGTCCAGAGGCGGAAGGAATTTCTCCTTCTCGTATCGCTCGATGATCACCTGAAGTTCAGGGAAACCAGGTGagtccaaacagaaccagctCCAGAACCGCGGCCGAACCGGACACTCACCGGGATCTTGTTCGGGAATTTGGACCGGATCCCCGCCACCTCCATCTTTCTGGTAGCTGCGGAGAGAAAACAGACTCCCAGTGAGTTTTTCCTTCAGACGTCTGGACCCCCGGTTCCGGTTCCGAGACCCACCGAAGCTCTTGCGCTGCTTGAAGGGTTTGTTCTGCTGCGCGGTTCGGTCCAACGGAGCCATGCTGGGTCTGGACCGAACCGCCGCGCAGCCGCGTTTAAATGCAGGCGGCTGCGGCGCATCAGCTGATTAGCGCATCAGCTGATTAGCGCATGTCCGCAGACTGAGCGGATCAATGAGGGCCGCAGGGCCGGTCAGAGGCCGGCGGGGCCCCGGGCCGGTCAGAGGCCGGTCAGGGCCGGTCAGAGGCCGgcggaataaaaaaataagtagaatGAGATAAGCAGAGATTTATATTcagcagaatgtttttaaaaaacaaaaatataattaaataataattaatagaaCCAAataattgcatattttaaaaagtatttttaagccagggtttaaaaaagtttaaagtatttaaaatcaACTGCAGATGCAATAAAGCTAATTaagataaataagtaaaaagcatcttaatttattgttattattatttaaaactccATTCAGATCCagattttatttcccaaaagggaaagaaaaccatttaaaatctGACACTGATTGATCAAACCACGTTTTCTTGTTTTCGCTCTGAattataatttcagtttttatttttcagaaccATCGAATCCCAACAAAACCAACTGGACCCGCCTTCAGTTTGCTAGCTTCACATCCAACATGGCCGACTGGTCACTGTTTGGCTTTCTGCTGCTAAAAAGATCAACTTCAgcaaaacagattattttaaatgttcagtaaaaatatttctgctggaGATTAAATGTGTTCAGTTGTGAACTCAATAAAATCCTTCATGTTCAGGGAAActaattatttcaacatttacttTTGAAAACTGATTCTGTGTTTTAGCGACAGACGCTCTGGGAACTTTGCCATATTTCCAAGATATTAAAATCAGCCTGTTAGaaacaggatttattttaaaaaataaaaccatctgtTTTATGCAGCTACAAGTTAGTTTGGATCAGGTTCAGGACAATAtggcataaataaaaatgaataaacatgtcTGATGCTTCATGTGAAAAATAMAAAGACTAATGGAACTAAAATGTCCTTTAAGAGAAACTATGAATGTTGTGACTTTATGAACCAAAATGCTCAATAATTCATCAGTTTCCTCTAGtctgagaagaaaacatgtttaaaaatcatgacAATCAGAACCAAGCAGCTTCTATTCCaccacaaaaacattcatttcataaatatatatgMAGTTTTCCCTGTAACCACTTTCTGCAGAAGAAacgaaaaataaatatcaatttctGCGTTTTGTGATGAGATTTTCagacaataaacattttttaaattgtgactTAGTTTTTAGGTTACAGCAGAAATctatatttaagttttaatataataatttgGTCTTCTAACCGGGATGAAGAGTTAAATTATGATACATTTAAACCTCTGGTTAGTTAAAAATCACCTCCATTGTTAAAgtgaaatcatttattttacaaagtgttTAAACGCTGCAGCATCACAAAAACCCAACATTTAAACCAACATGTTGATATTTAAANNNNNNNNNNNNNNNNNNNNNNNNNNNNNNNNNNNNNNNNNNNNNNNNNNNNNNNNNNNNNNNNNNNNNNNNNNNNNNNNNNNNNNNNNNNNNNNNNNNNNNNNNNNNNNNNNNNNNNNNNNNNNNNNNNNNNNNNNNNNNNNNNNNNNNNNNNNNNNNNNNNNNNNNNNNNNNNNNNNNNNNNNNNNNNNNNNNNNNNNNNNNNNNNNNNNNNNN harbors:
- the map1lc3c gene encoding microtubule-associated protein 1 light chain 3 gamma, with product MAPLDRTAQQNKPFKQRKSFATRKMEVAGIRSKFPNKIPVIIERYEKEKFLPPLDKTKFLVPHELTMTQFVTIIRSRMALLPSQAFYLLVDGSGLASLSLTMAQVYKEHQDDDGFLYMTYASQEMFGL